One Nostoc sp. CENA543 genomic window, GATCATTCCTTAAACAAGATGTGATATTCGGCTACTCTGCTGCTATCAGTTTACAAATGTTTACGAAAATATTTAACTAGTTTTGCCCGTAATTCTCTGCAAAAGTTTGTTGAACTTTTTTGTCAGAGAATGAAAATCTCTTGGTTGCATCTAGAATAAATGGGATGATAAGGTTATAGTCTAAGCTATTAACGCCACAAAGTGTCTAGATAATCTAGCTTTTGTCTAGTAAAATCTACTTAACAATAATTTCCCACCTGGGGGTTGCAAACATATATCAGGTTCAAAGCTGCTCATCACAAACAACGCTTTGAATGTGAGTGATTTATGACGTAGATCACAATTATTTCAGTAAGGCAAGGCTAAATTTGTAACAAGTAAATTAGATATTCACCAACCCATGCTGATTGTAAAGAGAATTCCTTGGATAACTTTGGGTCTACTAATACTTACCTATGGTACGTTGGGTTGGTCTTTATCTGAAGCACAATCCCCCTGGTTCGTCTGGTTGGTGCTGGTGATGAGTTTGTTACTTTTAGTGGGAACTTTAACAGCCCCCTATTCAACTTTAGCTAAATACTCGGTTGTGCTACTCGGTTCCAACACTAAGACTTTTGTGGCTGCTGTGTTGGGAGCATTTTTGTTTTTTATGATGCTGGCTTGGTTTCGGATCTTTCTTGATACCTTATTGATTGTTGCGTCGGCAATATTAGCCAGAATCGATTTTCAATCAGCAGGATTTAGAGAAGGGCAAGCTTTTGTCGTTACCTGTGTTTTTTCAGTTGCAGGCGTAGGTTTGGGTGCCTTTGCTTATACAGCTATTACACAGAAGGTTTGGTTTTAGAAACATTTCTCAAAAACTTTTAGTAGTTGGGCAGAAATGCCCAACTAGAAATTTAGCTAGCGACTGCTTCAGTAGCAACTGGTGGATAAACGCTGACTTTTTTACTGGATTTACCCTTTCTTTCAAAGGTAACTACGCCGTCAACTAAGGCAAATAAAGTATCATCTTTGCCAATTCCAACGTTGTTACCAGGATGGAACTTAGTACCACGTTGACGCACAAGAATGTTGCCTGCACGTACAACTTGACCACCAAAACGCTTTACGCCTAACCGTTGAGCATTAGAATCACGACCGTTGCGTGTACTACCTGTTCCCTTCTTATGAGCCATAATTTCCTTTTTTTATTACTTCTTCTTTGACTATTATTCAGCAGCAGGTTCAGCTGTTGCTGTAGCTGGAGCAGTTAAGACTGTACCGTCAATGGTAATGGAATCAATCATTAGTCTCGTAATTTCCTGGCGATGCCCCCGTTTTTTGCGGGTTTTCTTTTTCGGCTTCATTTTGTAAACCAGAACTTTGCGACCTCTCAAGTGGCGCATGACTGTACCTTGTACAGTTGCACCTGAGACTAAGGGTTGTCCGATGTTGATGCCGCCGTCATGCTGTACTAGCAAAACTGCATCTATTGTAACTTTTTCATTTGGCTCGACAGCGAGCAGTTCAATATCGTAAAAACGGCCTGGCTCAACTCTGAGTTGTTTACCGCCAGTTTCAATAATTGCGTAGGTCATGAAATTGTCCTTGAGGTTGCCGTACAGGTAGCTGACGGTAAAATTTTTTTGTCAGCTTTTGCATGGTGTCTACCTGATCCGAGCAGGAATAAGACAGACAATCTAAAATCATATGCGATTTAGCAATATTTGGTCAACTATTCCCTGGTAGATATTGTCTTTGGTGTCTGGGAAAATTCCAATACAGAGAATTTACAGAGAATTTATGGAAGAAATTCCCCAAAATTTACGAAATCCTCAAAAAGCTAGATGTAGTTATTACTGACACAGAACAGCACCAACAAATCTGAGCCAAGGATTACCCTGACTCAGATTTTCTCTTTATGGGGGAGTGCTAGTGATGGAGTGCGATCGCCTGACATCACAAGAGGAATGGGGGCAGGGAGCAGGGAGCAAGGGTGAAGACTCAGAGGTAGCTTGTCTTTGCCCCATATCAAGCCGAGCTTCCTAGAAAGACGGGACTTCGCTCCGCGCTCCAGGATAAAGGCTTGCTCCCCCTGCACCCTGCACCCTTCCCCTCTGCCTCTTCGGTCACACAAACCGAACTTCATACGCAATTATTCGATTTTGTCTATTACTAATAAAACTGCTCTTCCTTTGACTCTGGCACGATGTTTAGTTTGGGCAGGTACTATGAACAACTCATGAGCATTCAGCGTTTTTGTTTCGTGTTCAGTATCAAGATGAACAGTACCAGAAATTACATAGAAACACTCATCACTAATATCATGTGAATGCCAGTTGGCTGTAACATCTTCCATGACCCTCAAGCGGACATTGTTACCATTAACTTGGGAGATATCAATACTTTTCCAGCTTTCAGTAATGTTATTAGCCCAGTTTAACAAATTATGTGTTTCCATACATTAACTCTACTGATGAATTTATAAGTTAGGATATCTGTTATTTTAAAACTAGCCTATGAAAAGAATTGACGTTGAAAACAGAACTATTTTAATCGGTTTAGCTGGTAGCCACGGCTATGGCTTAAACCGTCCTGAATCTGATTTTGATTTTCGAGGTGTGTTTATTGCACCTAAAAAATACTATTTGGGATTTGACAAGGTTGAACAAAAAGATGACGGTTGGGATGAACCTGGGATTTTCCCTTTTATCGATGGCAATAAAGATACGGTAATTTATGAATTGAGAAAGGTTTTGCAATTATTAGCCGGGGCAAATCCCAATGTTTTAGAATTACTGTGGTTGCCTAATTATCCTGTTTTAACTGATGTCGGTCAGCATTTAATTAAGCATAGAAAAATATTTTTAAGTAAGAAAGTCAAGCATACTTATTCTGGTTATGCTTTTGCTCAAATCAAAAAGATGGAAACCCATCGTAAGTGGTTATTACATCCGCCACAAAAAAAGCCCCTACCATCTGATTTTGGTATCGAAAATGAAGAACCTTTAATTAAAGATGAATTAAACGCTTTTCTGGAGTATCTTTATATTTTAATTAGAGGCAGAATTGAGTTTTTAGAAGAGGCTGAACAATTATATAAGTTGCTGACGGCTGATATTGATTTTAAAGGTGTTTTGAAACAGTACACTTTACCTGACGAAGTTTTGGAGTATACGCAAAAATTAACTAATAGTCGGGGTGATTTTATTCGCTTGCTACAAAAGAGTCAAAGTTATCAGGTAGCTTTGAGGGAATGGAAAGCTTATATATCATGGCAAGAAAATCGCAATCCTGCTAGGGCAGAAATGGAAAGAAAGTCAGGTTTTGACTTAAAACATGGAATGCACTGCATTAGACTGCTACGCAGTGGTTTAGAAATATTGCAGACAGGTAGAGTAATTGTTGATAGGAGAGTAGCAGGTGATGTTGATGATTTAAAAGCTATTCTCAAGGGTGCATATTCTTATGAACAAGTGATGCAAATGGCAAATGATTTAGTGGCTCAAATGGATGCTGTTTATGACCAATCGACTTTACCGCATCACCCAAATTTAGAAAAGATTAATGATTTGTGTATGGAATTAGTAGAAATGCAAGGGTGGTAATTGGGCATTGGGCATTGGGGATGGGGAAAAGAAATGCTCAATCATTTTTGCTTTTAATAAACTCAAGGGTGTTGAGTGTGTCAGCAAGCCCATAAAAGCTAATGAGGAGTAATATGATTGCTGCTATTTGGGTGACTCTGGTTTGGGGCGAGGGTGCGATCGCTTCTCGGACTAAAATAGACATAGCAGCCCCTACTGACAAACTTAAACACAAGATAAAATAGGGTTTGTCTGGTGTAATCATTGCAACTGTCAACATAGCGATCGCTAGCGTCAGCATGATTAACTCTACTAAACTAGGGGGATTGTATTGACTAGCTACAATGAAACTGTTCAACCAAAATCGCCAAATTCTCATAGTGAGTGATGAGTGCTGAGTGATGAGTGATGAGTAATGAGTAATAAGTAAACAGTAATTTCTACAGCTATTTTTTGCTATTTCAGTAATATTGTGCCTGATAACTCATAAATGAGGGTTGAACAATGTTCAACCCTGAAAAAACATTTGTATGTTGGTATTGGTATTTTCGACGGCAAATGACTATCTAACACCTGTCTTCATTTGACCTGTACCATTCCTTTGGTTAGTGTCATCTTCGGCAATTTCTACACCAAAAACGCGACCAAAAGTTTTTTCTACTTTATAGCCAGAATCAATTGATTCTAAGGGGTCTTTCCGTAGGCGGTGACGCAGACATAAAGTAATGACGCGACGGATATCATCAACTGTAACTTCGGTGCGACCTTCAAAAGCGGTTAATGCTTTAGCGGCGCGGTTGGTGACAATATCACCACGTAAGCCGTCAACATCTAATTCTGAACAGACCTCTGAGATTTTCACCCGTAGGTCATAGTCTAGTTTGACTTCTGGTAGTAGCTTTTGTGCGTTAACAATTTTCTCTTGCAGAGATTCTTGCTCTGTTTTGTATTTTTCGAGGAATCCTGGCGGATTTTGGTCAAACTCTGACCTTTGCTCGACGATTTGCACCCTTAAGGCTGGTTCTTTAACGGTGTGAATTTCCGCGTGCATACCAAATCGGTCAAGCAATTGGGGACGCAGTTCACCTTCTTCTGGGTTTCCTGAGCCTACTAGTACAAATCTAGCTGGGTGACGGATGGAAATACCTTCCCGTTCTACGGTGTTCCAACCGCTAGCGGCAGAATCGAGAAGTACGTCTACAAGGTGGTCATCTAGCAAGTTGACTTCATCGACGTAAAGTATACCCCGATTGGCTTTAGCTAGCAGTCCAGGTTCAAAAGCTTTTACACCTTCCGATAAAGCTTTTTCGATGTCGATAGTACCACAAACGCGGTCTTCTGTAGCTCCCAGGGGGAGGTCTACCATTTGGACTTTCTTCAGTTCAACGGGAATTTCAGACCCTTGGTCAACCTTCTGGCGGACTTCATCGCTCATCAGGTCAGGGTCGCGGGGGTCGCTGTTGAAGGGGTCATTGGCGACTACGGAGATTTCTGGCAAGAGGTCAGCCAACGCCCGGATAGTTGTGGATTTACCTGTACCGCGATCGCCCATAATCATTACACCACCGATTTTGGGATCAATCACGTTCAACAGTAGTGCCAGCTTCATTTCTTCCTGGCCTACAATTGCCGTAAATGGAAACACCACGCGACGCGCACTTGCCGTGGATTGAGCAGTTGGAGTCACTAAATTACCTTAATAATATCTTTCTTATTACAGTTCTTTATTGTGCCACAATTGGGGGTTGGGAAATTATTAAAAAAAGGCGTGTAGGAGAGGTTTCATCCCAATGCCCAATCCCCCATGCCCCGTGCCTCATATTAAAACATCCGTCGCCGTTGACGTTTCTTTTCTAGTTGAGGTCTATGTAGGGGTACAACTTCGGCTTCACTGCTTTCTCTAGCTACTCGAATGAGTATGGCTGCACCAATTAAGCTAGCAATCATCGAGTTACCACCATAGCTAAACATAGGCAAGGGTAAACCTGTTGTGGGTAATGCACCTGTAGCTACGGCAATATGTAGCAGTGATTGTCCTACCATAACGATGGTGATACCCATTGCTACTAAACGGTGAATGGGGTTTTTTGCTTTCAGTGCTACCATTAAGCCGAGTGTGGCGAATGCTGCTAACATCAGTAACAGTACAATACTGCCAACAAAGCCAAACTCCTCGGCGAAGACCGCAAAAATAAAATCTGTATCTTGAATTGGCAGATAAAATAACTTCTGTTGGGACATTCCAAAGCCTGCGCCCCAGGTTTTACC contains:
- a CDS encoding cupin domain-containing protein, translating into METHNLLNWANNITESWKSIDISQVNGNNVRLRVMEDVTANWHSHDISDECFYVISGTVHLDTEHETKTLNAHELFIVPAQTKHRARVKGRAVLLVIDKIE
- a CDS encoding DNA polymerase beta superfamily protein, coding for MKRIDVENRTILIGLAGSHGYGLNRPESDFDFRGVFIAPKKYYLGFDKVEQKDDGWDEPGIFPFIDGNKDTVIYELRKVLQLLAGANPNVLELLWLPNYPVLTDVGQHLIKHRKIFLSKKVKHTYSGYAFAQIKKMETHRKWLLHPPQKKPLPSDFGIENEEPLIKDELNAFLEYLYILIRGRIEFLEEAEQLYKLLTADIDFKGVLKQYTLPDEVLEYTQKLTNSRGDFIRLLQKSQSYQVALREWKAYISWQENRNPARAEMERKSGFDLKHGMHCIRLLRSGLEILQTGRVIVDRRVAGDVDDLKAILKGAYSYEQVMQMANDLVAQMDAVYDQSTLPHHPNLEKINDLCMELVEMQGW
- the rpmA gene encoding 50S ribosomal protein L27, which translates into the protein MAHKKGTGSTRNGRDSNAQRLGVKRFGGQVVRAGNILVRQRGTKFHPGNNVGIGKDDTLFALVDGVVTFERKGKSSKKVSVYPPVATEAVAS
- the rplU gene encoding 50S ribosomal protein L21, which translates into the protein MTYAIIETGGKQLRVEPGRFYDIELLAVEPNEKVTIDAVLLVQHDGGINIGQPLVSGATVQGTVMRHLRGRKVLVYKMKPKKKTRKKRGHRQEITRLMIDSITIDGTVLTAPATATAEPAAE
- the bchI gene encoding magnesium chelatase ATPase subunit I; the protein is MTPTAQSTASARRVVFPFTAIVGQEEMKLALLLNVIDPKIGGVMIMGDRGTGKSTTIRALADLLPEISVVANDPFNSDPRDPDLMSDEVRQKVDQGSEIPVELKKVQMVDLPLGATEDRVCGTIDIEKALSEGVKAFEPGLLAKANRGILYVDEVNLLDDHLVDVLLDSAASGWNTVEREGISIRHPARFVLVGSGNPEEGELRPQLLDRFGMHAEIHTVKEPALRVQIVEQRSEFDQNPPGFLEKYKTEQESLQEKIVNAQKLLPEVKLDYDLRVKISEVCSELDVDGLRGDIVTNRAAKALTAFEGRTEVTVDDIRRVITLCLRHRLRKDPLESIDSGYKVEKTFGRVFGVEIAEDDTNQRNGTGQMKTGVR